In Luteitalea sp. TBR-22, one genomic interval encodes:
- the rfbF gene encoding glucose-1-phosphate cytidylyltransferase — translation MKAVILAGGLGTRISEETHLKPKPMVEVGGKPLLWHIMRTYSAHGIREFVICCGYKGYVIKEYFANYFLHMSDVTFDMQHNRMEVHNRKAEPWRVTLVDTGEDTMTGGRLKRVAAFVRDDDALCLTYGDGVSDVDITALVAFHRSHGKLATVTAVQPPGRYGALSLDDLAVRGFTEKPQGEAGWINGGYFVLSPKCIDLIADDTMPWESYPLRQLAADGELMAYKHHGFWLPMDTLRDKNYLEELWASGKAPWRV, via the coding sequence GTGAAGGCGGTGATCCTTGCAGGTGGACTGGGGACACGCATCTCGGAAGAGACGCACCTGAAGCCGAAGCCGATGGTCGAGGTCGGCGGCAAGCCCTTGCTCTGGCACATCATGCGGACCTACTCGGCGCACGGCATCCGCGAGTTCGTGATCTGCTGCGGTTACAAGGGGTACGTCATCAAGGAGTACTTCGCCAACTACTTCCTCCACATGTCGGACGTGACCTTCGACATGCAGCACAACCGGATGGAGGTGCACAATCGCAAGGCCGAGCCCTGGCGGGTGACGCTGGTGGACACGGGCGAGGACACGATGACCGGCGGCCGCCTCAAGCGGGTCGCCGCATTCGTCCGCGACGATGACGCACTGTGCCTGACCTATGGAGACGGCGTCTCCGACGTCGACATCACCGCGCTGGTGGCCTTCCATCGTTCGCATGGCAAGCTGGCCACCGTCACGGCGGTCCAACCCCCGGGTCGCTACGGCGCACTGTCGCTCGACGACCTGGCGGTACGCGGATTCACGGAGAAGCCCCAGGGCGAGGCTGGCTGGATCAACGGCGGCTACTTCGTGCTCTCGCCGAAGTGCATCGACCTGATCGCCGACGACACGATGCCGTGGGAAAGCTACCCGTTGAGGCAGCTCGCCGCAGACGGAGAGCTGATGGCGTACAAGCACCACGGGTTCTGGTTGCCCATGGACACGCTTCGGGACAAGAACTACCTCGAGGAGCTCTGGGCGAGCGGAAAGGCGCCATGGCGAGTGTGA
- a CDS encoding glycosyltransferase family 2 protein: MREDVAAESPLLSICIPTYNRAECLDRLLGCLSGAVERHGTRVQVCVSDNHSPDGTAAVIRSWQQRFPLDAITQASNIGATRNVSQVVGLARGRWVLVMGDDDLVSPQGLEALLGELAVAPEGTWVLAGVADDSGHELFLGGVRPGSYDTAQARSLLRHLGLQRCGFIGMHVFPASLRPTLTGLSPEASQPWPHVALLLRHVATGGIRVCATPLVHQAGAGKVLFWRQDDWMRLILRLVDLAGAARAAEGPAGGFYDAMILGQLYAADALKGMVYWRFLEPADFRTSAVRAYAARYRLLGWRAPLVLGHALVLAAVWCTPVRVLAWIDKLRGRGDTLGRYEAERERSRGFDGVQRGL, translated from the coding sequence GTGCGTGAGGACGTGGCGGCGGAGTCGCCCCTGCTGTCCATCTGCATTCCGACGTACAACCGGGCCGAATGCCTCGACCGCCTGCTCGGCTGCCTGTCGGGGGCCGTCGAGCGGCACGGCACGCGCGTGCAGGTGTGCGTCTCGGACAACCACTCTCCCGACGGCACGGCTGCCGTCATCAGGTCGTGGCAGCAGCGGTTCCCCCTCGACGCAATCACGCAGGCGTCGAACATCGGCGCCACGCGCAACGTGTCGCAGGTGGTGGGACTCGCGCGAGGTCGCTGGGTGCTGGTCATGGGCGACGATGACCTCGTGTCGCCCCAGGGGCTCGAGGCCCTCCTGGGGGAACTGGCGGTTGCCCCAGAGGGGACCTGGGTGCTCGCCGGCGTGGCCGACGACTCCGGACATGAACTGTTCCTCGGAGGTGTCCGTCCGGGCTCCTACGACACGGCACAAGCCCGCTCGTTGCTCCGCCACCTGGGGCTCCAGCGCTGCGGATTCATCGGCATGCACGTGTTCCCCGCCTCGCTCCGGCCCACGCTCACGGGGCTGTCGCCCGAAGCCTCGCAGCCCTGGCCACACGTGGCGCTGTTGCTGCGTCACGTGGCGACGGGCGGCATCCGCGTCTGCGCCACACCGCTCGTGCATCAGGCCGGCGCAGGGAAGGTGCTGTTCTGGCGTCAGGACGACTGGATGCGCCTGATCCTCCGCCTGGTGGACCTGGCCGGCGCGGCCCGTGCCGCCGAAGGCCCGGCTGGCGGCTTCTACGACGCGATGATCCTGGGGCAGCTCTACGCCGCCGACGCGCTGAAGGGTATGGTGTACTGGCGGTTCCTGGAGCCTGCGGACTTCAGGACGAGCGCCGTCCGAGCATACGCGGCGCGGTACCGACTGCTCGGGTGGCGCGCGCCCCTGGTGCTGGGCCATGCGCTGGTCCTGGCCGCGGTGTGGTGCACGCCCGTGCGCGTGCTGGCCTGGATCGACAAGCTGCGCGGGCGCGGTGACACGCTGGGTCGCTACGAGGCCGAACGCGAACGGAGTCGCGGCTTCGATGGCGTGCAGCGCGGGCTGTGA
- a CDS encoding lipopolysaccharide biosynthesis protein, whose translation MTRGRLVSLAARIGIDRAVFVTLVSRVWGVGAGLVTIVAVTRALSAELQGFYYTFYSLVALQVFAELGLNHAIVQFGSHEMARLAWTPQGTVRGDESAYRRLQSLLTFALLWYGAAAVLMLAVLPVLGLRFFARAAAAGAAGGAIDVPWIVLVVCSALALLTNAGISLLEACGRVADMALVRLSQSVASSLALWAVLGAGGGLYAVAASSAMMLLAAAAWLGGRYRPFFVDLLRHRAPGRGLAWREDIWPFQWRIAVSVMSGFLVTQLFNPLLLASHGPVVAGQMGMSLQMIAAMNGAALAWISTRAPIFGQLIARGQRRDLDVLFARALIQSTLVLLGGVVVVLAGLALIPGGATRVLPLPQFALLSVACVANHLVVSEAIYLRAHKEEPFMAVSVANGLATAALTMLLVPPLGSMGAVLAYTTASLVVGLGAGTAVFVRKRRQWDVAVQAVSRA comes from the coding sequence ATGACCCGTGGCCGGCTCGTGTCGCTCGCCGCGCGGATCGGGATCGATCGCGCCGTGTTCGTGACGCTCGTGAGCCGGGTGTGGGGCGTGGGCGCCGGGTTGGTCACGATCGTCGCCGTGACGCGCGCCCTGTCGGCCGAACTGCAAGGCTTCTATTACACGTTCTACAGCCTGGTGGCGCTGCAGGTCTTTGCCGAACTCGGCCTCAACCACGCCATCGTGCAGTTCGGCAGCCACGAGATGGCGCGGCTGGCGTGGACGCCGCAGGGCACGGTGCGCGGAGACGAGTCCGCCTACCGCCGGCTGCAATCCCTGCTGACCTTCGCGCTGCTCTGGTATGGCGCGGCAGCCGTGCTGATGCTGGCGGTCCTGCCCGTGCTCGGTCTGCGGTTCTTCGCCCGGGCCGCCGCGGCGGGAGCCGCTGGTGGCGCGATCGACGTGCCGTGGATTGTCCTGGTGGTGTGCTCGGCTCTCGCGCTGCTGACCAATGCCGGGATCTCGCTGCTCGAGGCGTGCGGGCGGGTGGCCGACATGGCCCTCGTCCGTCTCTCGCAGTCGGTGGCCTCGTCGCTGGCGCTGTGGGCGGTGCTCGGCGCCGGCGGGGGACTCTACGCCGTGGCGGCGAGCAGCGCGATGATGCTGCTGGCAGCGGCGGCCTGGCTGGGCGGACGCTACAGGCCGTTCTTCGTGGACCTGCTGAGACACCGCGCCCCCGGGCGCGGCCTCGCCTGGCGCGAGGACATCTGGCCCTTCCAGTGGCGCATCGCGGTCAGCGTGATGAGTGGCTTCCTGGTGACGCAGTTGTTCAACCCGCTGCTGCTGGCCAGTCACGGGCCGGTGGTCGCCGGCCAGATGGGCATGAGCCTGCAGATGATCGCCGCCATGAACGGCGCGGCGTTGGCCTGGATCTCGACGCGCGCGCCCATCTTCGGCCAACTGATCGCCCGCGGCCAGCGTCGCGACCTGGACGTGCTCTTCGCGCGCGCGCTCATCCAGTCCACGCTGGTCCTGCTCGGCGGCGTGGTCGTCGTGCTCGCCGGGCTGGCGCTGATTCCAGGCGGCGCGACACGCGTGCTGCCGCTGCCGCAGTTTGCCCTGCTGTCTGTCGCCTGCGTGGCCAACCACCTTGTCGTGTCGGAGGCCATCTACCTCCGGGCGCACAAGGAGGAGCCGTTCATGGCCGTCTCGGTGGCCAACGGACTGGCGACGGCCGCCCTGACGATGCTGCTCGTGCCGCCCCTCGGGTCCATGGGCGCGGTGCTCGCCTACACGACAGCCAGTCTCGTGGTCGGGCTCGGGGCGGGCACGGCCGTCTTCGTGCGTAAGCGTCGGCAGTGGGACGTGGCGGTGCAGGCGGTGAGCCGTGCGTGA
- a CDS encoding transketolase family protein, translated as MRNAFIDELVTAAAADPRVALVVGDLGFSVVEPFATRFPDRFINAGVAEQDLMGLAAGLASEGFHPFVYSIANFPLFRCAEQIRNDVDYHELPVTVVAVGGGLSYGALGYSHHAVQDYGLIRLMPNMLIAAPGDPAEVRACMRYLMAHPQPSYLRLGKAGEPLVHEAIPDIAPGRWVPVREGTGTATLLTTGATLALGRAWLERPEFAGFSLHTLPLWGLRHKGSQPAQVSRWTHVLTIEDHLADAGFGSWLAEACSGQVSGTRLEVRALSHEIFGKVGDQHTLNALGGLR; from the coding sequence ATGCGTAATGCCTTCATCGACGAACTGGTGACGGCCGCCGCCGCCGACCCGCGCGTTGCGCTCGTGGTCGGCGACCTCGGGTTCTCGGTCGTCGAGCCCTTCGCGACGAGGTTCCCCGATCGATTCATCAACGCCGGCGTGGCCGAGCAGGACCTGATGGGGCTGGCCGCCGGACTCGCATCCGAGGGCTTCCATCCGTTCGTCTACTCCATCGCGAACTTCCCCCTGTTCCGTTGTGCGGAGCAGATCCGGAACGACGTCGACTACCACGAACTGCCCGTGACTGTGGTCGCCGTCGGCGGGGGATTGTCCTACGGCGCGCTCGGGTACTCGCATCATGCGGTGCAGGACTACGGCCTGATCCGGCTCATGCCGAACATGCTGATCGCCGCGCCGGGCGACCCCGCCGAGGTGCGGGCCTGCATGCGCTACCTGATGGCGCACCCGCAGCCGTCGTACCTGCGCCTCGGCAAGGCAGGCGAGCCGCTGGTCCACGAGGCCATCCCCGACATCGCGCCGGGCAGGTGGGTGCCGGTGCGCGAGGGCACCGGGACGGCGACGCTGCTCACCACCGGCGCCACCCTGGCACTCGGGCGGGCATGGCTGGAGCGTCCGGAATTCGCCGGGTTCTCCCTCCACACGCTGCCCCTGTGGGGGCTGCGTCACAAGGGCTCGCAACCGGCACAGGTCTCGCGCTGGACGCACGTGCTGACCATCGAGGATCACCTCGCCGACGCTGGGTTCGGCAGTTGGCTGGCGGAGGCCTGCTCGGGGCAGGTATCCGGCACCCGGCTCGAGGTACGGGCGTTGTCGCACGAGATCTTCGGAAAGGTCGGCGACCAGCACACGCTGAACGCCCTGGGCGGCCTGCGATGA
- a CDS encoding transketolase gives MVHRANASHVGSCFSSVDVLAVLYGRVLNVRPDQPDWADRDRFILSKGHAAAAVYAVLAETGFLPMEDLERYGQNGSSMMTHVSHRIRGVEFSTGSLGHGLPFGVGKALAARRLGADWRTFVLLSDGEMDAGSNWEALMFAAHHGLDNLVAVIDYNKLQSLTTIAETLALEPFADKLQAFGWDVRELDGHDHDTLYDALSSTPWTPGRPAVVLAHTVKGKGVSFMENRVEWHYRSPNAELLARAMAEVRGDDA, from the coding sequence ATGGTCCACCGCGCCAACGCTTCGCACGTCGGAAGCTGCTTCTCATCGGTGGACGTCCTGGCGGTCCTGTACGGTCGCGTGCTCAACGTCCGCCCCGACCAGCCGGACTGGGCCGATCGCGACCGGTTCATCCTCAGCAAGGGGCACGCGGCGGCCGCTGTTTATGCGGTCCTCGCCGAGACCGGGTTCCTGCCGATGGAGGACCTCGAGCGGTACGGCCAGAACGGCTCGTCGATGATGACGCACGTGAGTCACCGCATCCGCGGCGTCGAGTTCTCGACCGGCTCGCTGGGCCACGGCCTGCCCTTCGGCGTGGGGAAAGCCCTGGCCGCAAGGCGCCTCGGCGCCGACTGGCGGACGTTCGTGCTGCTCAGTGACGGCGAGATGGATGCGGGCAGCAATTGGGAGGCGTTGATGTTCGCGGCGCACCATGGCCTCGACAACCTCGTCGCGGTCATCGACTACAACAAGCTGCAGAGCCTCACCACGATCGCCGAGACCCTCGCGCTCGAGCCGTTCGCCGACAAGCTGCAGGCGTTCGGGTGGGACGTGCGAGAGCTCGACGGGCACGACCACGACACCCTGTACGACGCCCTGTCGAGCACCCCGTGGACCCCTGGCCGTCCCGCAGTTGTGCTCGCGCACACCGTCAAGGGCAAGGGCGTGAGCTTCATGGAAAACCGGGTGGAATGGCACTACCGGAGCCCGAACGCCGAGCTCCTGGCTCGGGCGATGGCGGAGGTCCGCGGCGACGATGCGTAA
- a CDS encoding glycosyltransferase, whose translation MTRILRIIARLNVGGPAIHATLLTDRLDPSRYRTTLVTGTEAASEGNYLALHGRSSARLVQVPDLGRELSGARDVGSLRALVSLIRRERPHIVHTHAAKAGALGRVAAALCRVPVVVHTYHGHVLRGYFSPRKEQVFRGIERGLARVTDELVAVTPRVRQELLDMGIGRPESFSVVPLGFDLDQFEDASTHRGELRRELGLAPDVPLAGIVARLVPIKAHEVFVAAARLLHAERPDMHFVVVGDGERRQELERLVTEAGLQAVTHLLGWRADLARIYADLDVVTLTSRNEGSPVALIEAMACGRPVVSTRVGGVPDVVEHGVTGWLVDMDDAAALARTVLDVLAEPSRAALVARAGREHVKATYGAGRLVADIDALYTRLLARKGVA comes from the coding sequence GTGACACGCATCCTTCGGATCATCGCCCGGCTGAACGTGGGGGGGCCGGCCATCCACGCCACGCTGCTGACCGACCGCCTCGACCCGTCACGCTACCGCACCACGCTGGTCACCGGGACCGAGGCGGCTTCCGAAGGGAACTATCTGGCGCTGCACGGCAGGTCGTCGGCGCGGCTGGTGCAGGTGCCCGACCTCGGTCGCGAACTCAGCGGCGCCAGGGACGTGGGCAGCCTCAGGGCCCTGGTGTCGCTCATCCGTCGTGAGCGGCCGCACATCGTCCACACGCATGCCGCCAAGGCCGGCGCCCTCGGGCGGGTCGCCGCGGCCCTCTGCCGGGTGCCGGTCGTCGTGCACACCTACCATGGCCATGTCCTGCGCGGCTATTTCTCGCCCCGCAAGGAACAGGTCTTCCGCGGCATCGAGCGCGGCCTCGCGCGGGTCACCGACGAACTGGTGGCGGTGACGCCGCGCGTCCGGCAGGAACTGCTCGACATGGGCATCGGTCGACCGGAGTCATTCAGCGTCGTGCCCCTGGGCTTCGATCTCGATCAGTTCGAGGACGCGTCGACGCACCGCGGCGAGTTGCGCCGCGAACTCGGTCTGGCTCCGGACGTGCCGCTTGCCGGCATCGTCGCGCGGCTGGTGCCCATCAAGGCGCACGAGGTGTTCGTGGCCGCGGCGCGGCTCCTGCACGCCGAGCGGCCCGACATGCATTTCGTCGTCGTCGGCGACGGCGAGCGCCGTCAGGAACTCGAGCGCCTGGTGACCGAGGCGGGCCTGCAGGCGGTCACGCACTTGCTCGGCTGGCGTGCCGACCTCGCACGCATCTACGCCGACCTCGACGTCGTGACGCTCACCTCGCGCAACGAGGGATCGCCGGTGGCGCTGATTGAGGCGATGGCGTGCGGCCGGCCGGTCGTCTCCACTCGGGTCGGCGGCGTGCCCGACGTCGTGGAGCACGGAGTCACGGGCTGGCTGGTCGACATGGACGACGCGGCGGCGCTGGCGCGGACGGTGCTGGACGTGCTCGCGGAGCCGTCTCGGGCGGCGCTTGTGGCGCGCGCCGGTCGCGAACACGTGAAGGCGACCTACGGCGCCGGGCGGTTGGTGGCCGACATCGATGCGCTCTACACGCGGCTCCTGGCGCGGAAGGGCGTGGCGTGA
- the gmd gene encoding GDP-mannose 4,6-dehydratase, translating into MAKTALITGITGQDGSYLAEFLLGKGYRVVGTVRRSSAPNLWRIEHLLDRIELRPADLLDQLSIVRLVEDVKPDELYNLGAMSFVPASWDTPLLTGEFNSQGVTRVLEAIRQVKPDTRFYQASSSEMFGKVRAVPQSEDTPFHPRSPYGVSKVFGHYITVNYRESYGMFACSGILFNHESPRRGLEFVTRKVTDGVARIKLGLADTLPLGNLDARRDWGFAGDYVKAMWLMLQQSTPDDYVVATGETHPVKELVEIAFSHVGLDWEKYVRVDPRFLRPAEVDLLIGDPAKAHAQLGWKREVDFRGLVTMMVDADVARLEKGAVPAQPLA; encoded by the coding sequence ATGGCAAAGACCGCACTCATCACCGGCATCACTGGGCAGGACGGCTCGTACCTGGCCGAGTTCCTGCTCGGCAAGGGCTACCGCGTCGTCGGCACGGTGCGCCGATCGTCGGCCCCGAACCTGTGGCGCATCGAGCACCTGCTCGACCGGATCGAGCTCCGGCCGGCCGACCTGCTCGACCAGCTGTCCATCGTCCGGTTGGTCGAGGACGTCAAGCCCGACGAGCTGTACAACCTCGGGGCGATGTCGTTCGTGCCGGCCTCGTGGGACACCCCGCTGCTGACCGGCGAGTTCAACAGCCAGGGGGTGACCCGCGTGCTGGAAGCCATCCGGCAGGTCAAGCCGGACACGCGGTTCTACCAGGCCAGTTCCAGCGAGATGTTCGGCAAGGTCCGCGCCGTGCCGCAGAGCGAGGACACGCCCTTCCATCCGCGCTCGCCCTACGGCGTCTCGAAGGTGTTCGGGCACTACATCACCGTGAACTACCGCGAGAGCTACGGGATGTTCGCGTGCTCGGGGATCCTGTTCAACCACGAGTCGCCGCGCCGCGGGCTCGAGTTCGTGACCCGCAAGGTGACCGACGGCGTCGCGCGCATCAAGCTGGGCCTGGCTGACACGCTGCCGCTCGGCAACCTCGACGCGCGCCGCGACTGGGGTTTCGCAGGCGACTACGTCAAGGCGATGTGGCTGATGCTGCAGCAGTCCACGCCCGACGACTACGTGGTGGCGACGGGCGAGACGCACCCGGTCAAGGAACTGGTCGAGATCGCCTTCAGCCACGTCGGCCTCGACTGGGAGAAGTACGTCCGGGTCGACCCGCGCTTCCTGCGCCCGGCGGAGGTCGACCTGCTGATCGGCGATCCCGCCAAGGCGCATGCGCAGCTCGGCTGGAAGCGCGAGGTCGACTTCAGGGGGCTCGTCACCATGATGGTCGACGCCGATGTGGCGCGCCTCGAGAAGGGCGCCGTGCCAGCTCAGCCGCTGGCCTGA
- the rfbD gene encoding dTDP-4-dehydrorhamnose reductase, producing the protein MKLLILGAAGQLGSTFAAVRNHDVVGLTRVDLDVTDHRAVVAAAARETPDVIVNCTAYNNVDGAEDDAMTALAVNAMAVRSMAAAATRVGATLVHYSTDFVFDGEATRPYTEDDRTRPVSTYGCSKLLGEWFAQDAPRWYVLRVESLFGGRQARSSVDKIAAALKEGRRAPVFVDRVVTPSYVEDVRDATLALLARDTPSGVFHCVNSGQGTWADVGRHIADLLGADPGLLVPTSVKDVTLRAQRPVYCALSNDRLAAAIGRPLPGWQDAIRRYVATL; encoded by the coding sequence ATGAAGCTGTTGATCCTGGGCGCGGCGGGGCAGCTCGGCTCGACCTTCGCCGCCGTTCGGAATCACGACGTGGTGGGCCTCACGCGCGTCGATCTCGACGTCACCGATCACCGTGCCGTCGTGGCCGCCGCCGCGCGCGAGACGCCCGACGTGATCGTCAACTGCACCGCCTACAACAACGTCGACGGTGCCGAGGACGACGCCATGACGGCCCTGGCGGTGAACGCGATGGCGGTGCGGTCGATGGCCGCGGCCGCGACGCGCGTCGGCGCCACGCTGGTGCACTACAGCACCGACTTCGTCTTCGACGGCGAGGCCACCCGGCCGTACACCGAGGACGACCGCACCCGGCCCGTGAGCACGTACGGCTGCTCGAAGCTGCTCGGGGAGTGGTTCGCGCAGGATGCGCCGCGCTGGTACGTCCTCCGCGTGGAGAGCCTGTTCGGCGGGCGGCAGGCACGCAGTTCCGTGGACAAGATCGCCGCGGCGCTGAAGGAGGGGCGACGCGCGCCGGTGTTCGTCGACCGCGTGGTCACGCCCAGCTACGTCGAGGACGTGCGTGACGCGACGCTCGCGCTGCTGGCGCGCGACACGCCATCGGGCGTCTTCCACTGCGTCAACAGCGGCCAGGGCACGTGGGCCGACGTGGGGCGCCACATCGCGGACCTGCTCGGGGCCGACCCGGGCCTGCTCGTGCCGACCTCGGTCAAGGACGTGACGCTGCGGGCCCAGCGGCCGGTGTACTGCGCCCTGTCGAACGACAGACTCGCTGCGGCCATCGGTCGGCCGTTGCCCGGGTGGCAGGACGCGATCCGCCGGTACGTCGCAACCCTGTGA
- a CDS encoding dicarboxylate/amino acid:cation symporter, which yields MARIDVEAPGAPEAAAPRGAWWAGTTPQIFVGLALGILLGALWPETAVAIKPVADAFLRMIKMIIAPLLFSTLVVGIAGTGDMKAMGRIGLKALVYFEIATTIALFLGLGLVNWFQPGAGVALSGTGTEAVAAMAQKQQTLTEIFLHLFPTSIFDAMARGDILQVVVFASFFGVALAGVGEKGRPVLEFLESVAQVMFRFTHYVMKFAPLGVMAAMAATVGGRGLAILLTLGKLVGVMYLGLFIFLFLVIGGVAMLIRVPFFTFLRAIREPFLIAFTTASSEAALPKALEVMARFGVPRNIVGFVLPTGYSFNLDGTTLYLSIASVFVAQLAGLQMSWGQQLVMMLTLMLTSKGVAGVPRGALVVLTAALGTFGLPLEGAAILLGIDQVLDMGRTAVNVTGNCLATAVVARWEGVLDDRQIEAFR from the coding sequence ATGGCCAGGATCGACGTCGAGGCGCCCGGCGCCCCCGAGGCTGCCGCTCCGCGCGGCGCGTGGTGGGCGGGCACCACGCCCCAGATCTTCGTCGGCCTCGCCCTCGGCATCCTGCTCGGGGCGCTGTGGCCGGAGACCGCGGTGGCCATCAAGCCGGTGGCCGACGCCTTCCTGCGCATGATCAAGATGATCATCGCGCCGCTGCTGTTCAGCACCCTGGTGGTCGGCATCGCCGGCACCGGCGACATGAAGGCCATGGGCCGCATCGGCCTCAAGGCGCTCGTCTACTTCGAGATCGCGACGACGATCGCGCTGTTCCTCGGCCTCGGCCTGGTGAACTGGTTCCAGCCGGGCGCCGGCGTGGCGCTGAGCGGCACCGGCACCGAGGCCGTCGCCGCGATGGCGCAGAAGCAGCAGACCCTCACCGAGATCTTTCTGCACCTGTTCCCGACGTCCATCTTCGACGCGATGGCCCGTGGCGACATCCTGCAGGTGGTCGTCTTCGCGTCGTTCTTCGGGGTGGCGCTCGCCGGCGTGGGCGAGAAGGGGCGCCCCGTCCTCGAGTTCCTCGAGTCGGTGGCGCAGGTGATGTTCCGGTTCACCCACTACGTGATGAAGTTCGCGCCGCTGGGCGTGATGGCGGCCATGGCCGCCACCGTCGGCGGCCGCGGCCTGGCCATCCTGCTCACGCTCGGCAAGCTCGTGGGCGTGATGTACCTGGGGCTCTTCATCTTCCTCTTCCTCGTGATCGGCGGCGTCGCGATGCTGATCCGCGTGCCGTTCTTCACGTTCCTCCGGGCCATCCGCGAGCCCTTCCTCATCGCCTTCACCACGGCAAGTTCCGAGGCCGCGCTGCCCAAGGCGCTCGAGGTGATGGCGCGCTTCGGCGTGCCGCGCAACATCGTCGGCTTCGTGCTGCCGACCGGCTACAGCTTCAACCTCGACGGGACGACGCTGTACCTGTCGATCGCGAGCGTGTTCGTGGCGCAGTTGGCCGGGCTGCAGATGTCGTGGGGGCAGCAACTGGTGATGATGCTGACGCTGATGCTCACCAGCAAGGGCGTGGCGGGCGTGCCGCGTGGCGCGCTCGTCGTGCTGACGGCGGCGCTCGGTACCTTCGGCCTGCCGCTCGAAGGCGCGGCCATCCTGCTCGGCATCGATCAGGTGCTCGACATGGGGCGGACGGCGGTCAACGTGACGGGCAACTGCCTGGCCACCGCCGTGGTGGCGCGCTGGGAAGGCGTGCTCGACGACCGGCAGATCGAGGCCTTCCGATGA
- a CDS encoding DegT/DnrJ/EryC1/StrS aminotransferase family protein → MQPVMQVPLLDLAAQYAPIRDAVVEAVTRVVDTQKFILGPEVERFEAQAAAYLGARHAIGVSSGTDALLVAMMALDLGPGDEVIVPTYSFFATAGCVSRTGATPVLVDIDPVTYNLDVDAVRRAITPRTRAIVPVHLYGQAAEMTPLLALAREQGLSVIEDAAQAIGATYEGRALGTLGDFGCFSFYPSKNLGAAGDAGLVTVNDDDLAARVRLLRVHGAQRTYHHEKVGGNFRMAALQAAVLGVKLPHLEAWTEARRRNADRYRALFASLAPGAPVSLPVEQPGRRHIYNQFVIRAERRDALRDHLRANGVGCEIYYPVPFHLQPCFAYLGVPAGALPVSEQAAAETLALPIYSELTEAQQAYVVETIATFYARA, encoded by the coding sequence ATGCAGCCAGTGATGCAGGTGCCGCTGCTCGACCTCGCCGCCCAGTACGCCCCGATCCGCGACGCCGTCGTCGAGGCCGTCACGCGGGTCGTGGACACGCAGAAGTTCATCCTGGGCCCGGAGGTCGAGCGGTTCGAAGCGCAAGCGGCAGCTTACCTCGGCGCCCGCCACGCGATCGGCGTGAGCTCGGGCACCGACGCGCTGCTGGTCGCCATGATGGCCCTCGACCTCGGCCCCGGCGACGAGGTGATCGTCCCGACGTACTCGTTCTTCGCGACCGCGGGCTGCGTGTCGCGCACCGGCGCGACGCCGGTCCTGGTCGACATCGACCCGGTGACCTACAACCTCGACGTCGACGCCGTGCGGCGCGCGATCACGCCGCGCACCAGGGCGATCGTGCCCGTCCACCTCTACGGGCAGGCCGCCGAGATGACGCCCCTGCTGGCGCTGGCGCGCGAGCAGGGCCTGTCGGTGATCGAGGATGCGGCGCAGGCGATTGGCGCCACCTACGAGGGACGGGCCCTCGGCACGCTCGGCGACTTCGGCTGCTTCTCGTTCTACCCGAGCAAGAACCTCGGCGCGGCCGGCGACGCCGGCCTGGTCACCGTCAACGACGATGACCTGGCGGCGCGGGTGCGCCTGCTCCGCGTGCACGGCGCGCAGCGGACGTACCACCACGAGAAGGTCGGTGGCAACTTCCGCATGGCGGCCCTGCAGGCCGCGGTGCTCGGCGTCAAGCTGCCGCACCTCGAGGCCTGGACCGAGGCGCGGCGCCGCAACGCCGACCGGTATCGCGCCCTGTTCGCGTCGCTGGCTCCGGGCGCGCCGGTCAGCCTCCCGGTCGAGCAGCCCGGGCGCCGCCACATCTACAACCAGTTCGTCATCCGCGCCGAGCGGCGCGACGCCCTGCGCGACCACCTGCGGGCCAACGGGGTGGGCTGTGAGATCTACTACCCGGTGCCGTTCCACCTGCAGCCCTGCTTTGCGTATCTCGGCGTGCCCGCCGGAGCCCTGCCCGTGTCCGAGCAGGCTGCGGCCGAGACACTCGCCCTGCCCATCTACAGCGAATTGACCGAGGCCCAGCAGGCGTACGTGGTGGAGACCATCGCGACGTTCTACGCGCGGGCCTGA